The genomic window ATAGTCATTCTCTGTTCTCTTCTCCGGCAAATAACGAGCCTCTTGAACCTGAATGAACAAGCTATCGCCAGAAGGTCTGTAAGTAAACAAGAACTTGTGTTGGTTAGCGATTTCACCTGACGTTAAAGCATCCTCAGAACCCTTAGCTTTGACATCAGTCCAACCAAACTTCAAGAATTGAGTACCTACACCATTAGCGGCAGTATCTACCTTCAAATAAGAATTTTCTTTTGCTTTATCCGTTACATACACGAAGTTATGATCAGTATCGCTGTTAATACCTTTAGCAACAAAAGCTGTTGTAGAGAACGGGTTTACATCTGCGTTAGCGTCCGGATTAAATTTCAAGACATTCTTATTTTCTTTCAAATAAGCATTAATCTCAGCGGCACTCAACACATATGTACCTGCGTTGAACAACGTGAACTTCAATGCGTCTTGATAATTCTCAGCCTCATTTGCTTTGATTTTCTTAGCCTTAATACCATCGCCCTCCGCTAATAAAATCAACACATTATCTGCCTCTTGATAAGTATATAATGTTTGATTCCTTTCTAAGCTTTCCTTATAAACAGAAGAGAAGGCCCATCCACCATAAGATTCACCAACAGAAAGAGCAGCAGTCGTTTCACCAACTTTCATGCCATCGGGCACATTAATCGCCAACATTGCACTCTGTCCCTTGTTCACAAAGTCATAGATAGGTTGTTGTCCTCTGTCTTGTGCCTCAGTGATCTGAACACACCACAAAGAAGACTTCACGTCTGACAAATTCGCAGAAGTGACCAATTTGTACTCACCCTTATCATTTACAGTAAGAATTTTACCATCAGAAGTTCTTAATTGATAAACTCCCTTCGGCGTTGTAGAACCCAACTCACTCATTTCGGTAGCATCACCGCCCTTAAGAGCACCGCTCAAATCCTCTGCCTGAGCTGTAAATGCTGAAGAAAAAAGCAAGCTAGCGCACAAAAGCGTAGAAAACTTTTTGTTCATAATTAAATAATTTAATATTAATACTAAAGTGTAATAAGCTCTTCTATTGGATTGCCTGCCTTTTAAACGGACTTAGGGCAATCGGTTTTATTCATCATTGCAAAGGTACGCGTTTCTTTGATTCGTGCAAATCTTCCCTATTATTTTTTTGTTACCATATACGCTTTCTTATCAATCAAATAGGCTATTCATTACGAAACCGCCGATTATAAAGACAAACCATCTCTTATCCAATACCACAATACTTATCTTCGGTTCATTCCTCCAACAGATATACACTATTACACACATTTTACAATGTACGTGTACATTATAAAAATACGTGGTAAAAAACCACTCCGATCAAAAAGTCATTTGCAATAAGAGACTTCCTTAAAAGCATAACGGCGAATGCTTCCATCCCGTAATGCTAGCAAAAGATGCCCGGTTGATTCTATATCATGGATACAGGCCTCGAACTCGCCGGACTCATCCTTATAACCATGATACCCCTCTCTTCTATACAAAGCGGATTGATAACGAGCTCGAATATCCTCGTGTTCCTCTTGGAGAAGAGATAAATAATAGCGATAGAATATTGAGAGGAAACGGTGCAAAACCTCTTCCCGATCTACTTCCTTACCGATTATTTGAAACAAAGATACAGGATTCGGAGCATCTCCTCGAAATACCGTTTGATTCAAGTTTATGCCGATCCCGATGATGGAGCAATACAGATTATGCCCCGACAGGTCGTTCTCAATCAACATTCCGCAAATCTTCTTGTCTTTCCAGTAAATATCGTTCGGCCACTTCACGGTGATATGATCCGCATATAAGTCCAACGCCTCCTTCACGCTTAGAGCTGCTATTTGAGAAATCAAGAACTGACGGTTCGCAGGGATGCACGTAGGGTACAGGACTAAGCTAAACATCAAGTTCTTTCCCGCCTCAGACTCCCAAGTATTCCCGATCTGACCACGTCCGGCTGTCTGGAAATCGGCAACGACCACACTTCCTTCCGCAAGAGATTCCTTGATGACCAACTCACGAAGCAAGCTATTCGTAGAAGCGGTTTCCGCCACACGCAAGATGCGGGGAGATTCATTATCAGTGCTCATCATTATAAATTTCCCTTATATTTTTTGGTAGTTTAGCGATCACTTCCCGGTAAGAATGGAAGATCCAGCGTTTAATCTCCTCGTCTTCCATATCCCGGTCCAGATAAATGCTATTCCAGTATTTCTTATTAAAATGGTAAGCTGGCTCAACCGCCGTATAATGTTCCCGTAACTCTTCCACATAATCCGTACTACATTTCAAGGAGACATGAGGCTCCTCCGCATCCAAAGGAAGCAGCAGGAACATCTTATTCTCTACCTTAAAGACCAGCGATACCTCATCGAACGGGAAACACTCGATGGTATTCTTCAAGGAAAGGCAGTATTCACGTACTTCTTCTATATTCATAACTTTTATCTTTTAACGGCAAGGAGCATAGAAAGCATCTTCGATATGGTCGATCAGGAAACCCGTCTCTTTCTTGATCAATGTCACGATATCAAAACGGACTGGTAAGTCTATATTAAAATAACGGACATAGGCATCCGCAGCGGCGACAATCCTCCGAATCTTCTTGGTGTCTACCGCATCTTCCGGTGAAAGCAAAAAATCCTCAGAGCGTGTCTTTACCTCCACCACGATTAACTCATCTTCCTTGACAGCGATAATATCCAGTTCATAATGATGCCAATGCCAATTGGTATGCAACACGTTATATCCATGTTTTACCAGATAGGCACGAGCCTCAGACTCACCTTCCCGACCCATATCGTTCTGTCTTGCCATCGCATTAATTTGCACAAATATAGCCATTTTCTTTGTTATTCGGCTATTCACTCGTACATTTGCAAATGTATGAAAGAAGAACGTAAATATTCATCGGCTCACCCCAATCATCCGAGGGTACACAAAGTGACCTTTATGCTGAATGACGAAGAGCATAAAGCGGTAAAACGTTACCTTTCACGCTACAAGATCGAGAATAAGTCCCGTTGGTACCGAGAGACGATCCTTTCTCACATCCTCAAGACCTTGGAGGAGGATTATCCGACTCTTTTCAACGAAAATGAGATGAGAAGATGAATCCTTTCAATGACGAATATTTCATGAAGCAAGCGTTGGTGGAAGCTCGTGCGGCAGCGTCCGAGGGTGAGGTTCCCGTAGGAGCTGTTATCGTCTGCAACAACCAGATCATAGCGAGGGCGCATAATCAAACCGAATGCTTGAACGACGTGACCGCACATGCCGAGATGTTGGCGATTACGGCCGCCGCCGGAGTCTTAGGAGCGAAATACCTGACAAATTGTAGTCTATACGTAACCGTGGAACCCTGCATAATGTGTGCCGGCGCGATCGGATGGGCACAATTAAGCACGATCGTATACGGGGCATCCGATGATAAAAGAGGTTTCTCCAAATTCGCCCCTCAAGCCTTCCATCCGAAAGCGATTATCAAAAAAGGTATCCTTGAAAAAGAGTGCGCGGAAGAAATGCAGCGTTTCTTTAAGCAAAGACGCTAAGCTCTATTTAACTTCCTCGTAATCCACATACTCCCCTTCATCCTTGGCGAATATCTTCTTACGGTGCACATAAGGTGTACGATCATCATCATCGTCCCGGGCGGTAGTAGTCGTAGAACGATGTCCGGAAGTATTGCTATTTGTTTGACGACGTTGTTCTCCCTTACGAGTGCTGTTTCCGCTACCAAAAAAGATGTTCTTAAAGGTACGCAAGATGGAGAAACCCATCAGAAACACCAACAGGATAAAGAAAAAGAATATTACAAACAAAAACTTAAACATAATCCGATACTTAAATGATTCTTTACTATCACAAACACAAAGATAAGAATTCTTGTTTATCCCTTTTTGTTAAAAATAGACAAGACTATATATAACAGGATGGTTCCAGAGATTCCCAAGAATCCCCATAACGCCACGAAAATAATGGCACAAGCGATCAATATATAGCGAAGCTCATTACCCTTCCACGCTAAGGATTTCACCTTCAGCGAGAACATCGGTATCTCAGACACCAACAGCAAGGAGGTAATAAACGCCAAGATAACAGTCACCAACACGAACAAGCCTTCATTCGCATGGATAACCGGTAAAACAGAATATCCCACCGAAGCCCAAAATAAAGCATGCGCCGGAACCGGCAAGCCGATAAACGAGGTAGTTTGCCGTTCATCAATATTGAACTTAGCCAAACGCAAACCTGAAAACGTAGGGATCACGAACGCCAGATAAGGGATATACGTATTCAAAGAGCCAAAAGGCAAAGCCGTAGAAGCCTCTCCCAACAACCAATAGACCACCATGCCCGGAGCGAAGCCGAAACTTACCATATCCGACAAGGAATCCAATTCCTTTCCCATCGGCGAGTAAGCCTTCAATAAACGAGCGGCAAAGCCATCGCAGAAATCAAAGACCGCGGCTATAATAATCCAAATCAACGCAGATAAAAGATTTCCGTGCAAGGCCATAACACTGGCGACACAACCGGACAGAAGGCTTAGACACGTAATTGTATTAGGAATATGTTTTCTTATACTCATTTTGACAAACGGGCTATAGGCGTTTGATTGCCTGTTACTTTTTGATCCATCTCTATTAACACCTCTGTTCCTACCGGCAGGTAGACATCCACGCGAGAACCGAATTTAATAAACCCCATTTGCTCGTCCACATGACATTTCTCTCCCGGCTTGGCATACGTAACGATGCGGCGTGCCATCGCCCCGGCAATCTGACGAGCCAAGACATCCACCCCGTTCCTCGTGGTAATCACGACCGCCGAACGTTCGTTCTCCGTACTACTCTTCGGCAGATAAGCCGCCATAAAACGCCCGTTCTGGTGGGAAACATGCTTAACGGTACCGTTTACGGGAAACCAATTAGCATGCACGTTGAAGATAGACATAAAGATAGATATCTGTAGGCACTTCTTATGAAGGATCTCGTTCTCCATCACTTCCTCGATGGCAACGATCGTACCGTCGGCGGGAGCGATCACCAAGCCTTCCGAATCATAAGGAAACCGGCGGAAAGGACTACGGAAGAAGTTTAATACCAATAGGAACAATACGGTAGAAACAAAAGCGACAGAATAAAACAGCATACCCTTACCTACCGTATGGTACAAAGTTATATTCACAATAAATAATATTGTAAACAACGTAAGCAGTAAACCGGTTCCTTCTTTATGTACTTTCATTCTTCTTTGACTGTATCGTTTTATACTAAGAATCTGCAAAAATATTCATTTTTACCGAATATCAAAAATATATCACTTATTCACTGCCTCTATTTTACCTAACTCTACGTACCAAAGGTATCCATCGACCCGCTCGAAACCCATTTTACGGATTAATTGCAGGTAATTTCTTACCTGATTAGGATGGCGCTTATCTTGCCGTTCGCCAAATTTATAATCCACGACAATAACCTTACCTCCTTTTATTATCACCCGGTCCGGGCGTTTAGACAAGCCTTTACCGAACAGGATATCCACTTCATTCAAGACACGGGCGGAACCATCATACCAAGCCTTTACCTCCTCCGCTTGCAATAATTCTTCCAGACGGCTGATCAACTCCGCCGCTTCCTCCCGGTTAATCACCCCGGCTAACCGATAACTTTCGACCGAAGCGGGAATATCTTTCGGCGTACGTATCCGGCTCAATACCTCATGCATCAAGGTACCGTGCTTCCGCCTGGCATTATCGAAAAAGAATCCTTTCCCATGCAGGCGTAATTGTAAACGATCATCCGGGGAAACGGAATACAGGCGGCTCATGGGGATTTCCTCCAGGGTATCTTCTGCCGTTCTACCCGAAGCTGGATGCCACCATTCGCCCCTTTCAAAGGTATCATCCTCGATATCCGTCTCCACCCCCGCCCACAATAGATCGGCGATGGAAGTTATCTTCTCAACCTTACCTTCCTTGTTGATCTTCCTCGGACGGGGGGAGAATACGATCAGTTCTTCTTTCGAACGGGTAAAAGCGACGTATAAGGTGTTCAAGTTATCGATGAAAGCATGCAAGCGCTCCTTGAAATAATCCTTGGCGAAAATCGTGCTACTCAGGATCTGTCCGTAACGGACAGGAACTAAGTGCAGGCGGTCAAACGGCTTCTTCTCCGGGTGGCACCAAAGGATAACGGGCTTTGTCGGCTTATGGTCGATCTCCCAGTCCCCGAAAGGAATGATAACGACCTTAAAACCTAAGCCCTTGGATTTATGTACGGTCAAGATGCGGATAGCGTTTTGCCCATCCGGGGTAGCGATCGTCTTTCGATAACCGGTCTCGTCCCACCATCTCAAGAAACGGTTCAAATCTGCGCTTTCTTTTTGGGCGTACTCGGAAACCATATCCAGAAAAGCTTGCACGAATACCTGTTCCGTTTCCGGGAAGTAAGCGGAGAAGTTACGGAAGAGCCCTTCGGTTACCTCGTACAAGGATTGCCGGGAAATAGACTGAAGGTTTTGGAAAACAGACTCATCCGCCTCGCTCTCCCCGAATTTTCCGGTTAATACTTGATAGGCATACATCGCCAATTTCCTGTTCGTCCGGTCCTCCGGATTTCGCAAATAGCGCAATACGGCGATCAGGAAACGGACCGCCGGAGAACTACCCACGAACAGGGCATCATCGGAGATGATATCGTAATTGTATCGGTCGGACGGATGCTCTTCCTTATAGGCTAGCAACGTATCAGCCACTAAAGCGCCTTCTTGATTGGTACGCACGAGTATGGCGATATCTTTTAGCGCGTAACCGTTATCCTGCAAGCGCTCCAAGGTAGCGGGCAATCGCTCCATCGCCTCCTGCTTCCAGTCCTTATCCTCATCACCGGAGAGGAAATCGATCCGTACATGTCCATCCTTCTTCTGGAAGGGCGGGGGGACACGCTGGGAACTATCGTCGTAGGCCGCCATGATCCTCGCAGAAAAGGCCGTGCGCTCTTCCTCGCTTAATGAGGAGTTTTTCAACGCCTCATTATATAGATCCTGCAGGATCGCCGGAGCGGCGGTGAAGAATGCGTTATTAAACTCCACGATATGGCGGCAGCTTCGCCAATTATCCATCAGGGTTTCCTCACGGACTTGCTCGTCCTCGAAATCCCTGCGGACTTGCTCGTCCAATAGCTTCCAATCCGAGTTACGAAAACGATAAATACTTTGTTTCACGTCGCCAACGATCAGATTCGCCCGGCCATTCGCCAGACTCTCCTCCACCAAGGGGCGGAAGTTATTCCACTGCATGCCGCTGGTATCTTGGAACTCATCGATCATATAATGATCTACGTGCGTACCCGTTTTCTCGTAGATAAAGGGGGCGTCACTGCCGCTGATGACCTTATTCAGCAACTCGGTCGTATCGGCGATTAGCATGACATTCTTTTCTTCCCGGTAAGAGGCGATTTGCCGGGAGATATCGGTTAAGATCCCTAACGTATAATAATAACGTACGATCTCCCGGGCCGTGTTATAGGCCGTCAGGTTGGCGAACAGGGATACGATATTCTTTACGCAGGCATTCAACCCTTCCTCATATACACACCCGATGATCTGCCGGAGACCCGGTGGAGTCGTCTTGGTCGTATAGGCATCCGGATTATCCGGCAAAGCTTGGAACGTGGCTGTCGGCTCTTTCATCTCACCTTTCGCCAGCTTCTCGAAATAGAAAAACGGGGAACGACTTCCTCCCTTAAAATCCGAGGGTTGTAAGGCGAACTGTTTCAGCAACGCCACTCCCTCCTCTCCTAAACGTTTCGCCTCCGCCTCGACGGAGCGGATAATGGCGTATAGCTCATTCTTATAGGCATCGAGCGCCTGCTTATCCGCGATATCCTTACCTACTTCCTCGCTAAATGCCTTATAACTCTCCTTAAAGACCTCCCGGCTGAGCGACATGATGTCTTGCCGCAAACTCCAGCCGCCTCCATCCTCGATCTTGTCCTCGGCGAAACGCAGCAGCCAACCTAGCAAATCCTTGCTCTCCGGCTTCTCCAGATCGGCCAGCAGGTTATCGATCGCCTCGGTCAAGACCAGTTCTTGGTCCATCTCGATGCCATAACCGCCTTGCAAACCGATCTCGCGGGTAAAGGCACGCATCGTTTGCTGGAAAAAGCGGTCGATCGTACTGATATTAAAAGCGGAGTAATCGTGCAGGATAGCGACCAGAATCTTCCGGGCCTGCTCCCTCACCTGCCGCTCCGTCAAGGAATAGGCGGAAGAGAGTAGCTGGATATAATCGGACGCACGGCCGGAAGCGAGGTGATAAAGTTCTTGAACGATACGGGTTTTCATCTCATCCGTCGCCTTATTCGTAAACGTCACGGCCAAGATCCGGCGGTAAACGCCCGGCTGGGAGAAGAGCAACATCAGGTACTCCCCTGTCAGCTTATGCGTCTTGCCCGCCCCGGCGGAAGCCCTATAGATTGTTAGCATAGCGATCGGGGATTAGATCGTACGGCTTTTCGAATAGCCCTCTTTCCGGAGGATATCCAACACCTTGGCACGCAGGTCCCCTTGGATGATTATCTCCCCGTCCTTAGCGGAACCGCCTACGCCGCATTTCACTTTCAAGAGTTTTCCCAAGGCGGTCAGATCCTCGGAAGTGCCCCGGAACCCGGTGATCAAGGTAACCATCTTCCCTCCCCGGTTCCGCTTATCCAAGGATATGCGCAAAGCTTGTTTCTCCTTCGGCAACGTATCTTCCTCTTCCGTATCTCCCGTATTATATTGAAAATCGGGATTCGTGGAGTACATCACGCCTAATCGATCTTTCCAATCATTATTCTTCATAAAAATACCACTTTATTGGCTCAAAGCTACGTATTAATCTCCGAATAGGCAAACAAGGGCGAAAAGGCTATCCTATCAAGATGGAACTATTACCATTTTACTACATATAAAACCTTTATTTTCAGGCAAACCTCTTGCTTAATAAAGCGGAATCACTACATTTGCTACCAGAATCACGTTTGCTACATATATCGCTTAGAATTAACGGCCATGAGAAATATCATTCTTTTTATTTTTATTATACTAACGGTCCACTTGAACATGAGCGCACGAGGCTCCGGCGAGAAACCGTCTATAGTCGTACTGCACTCCATCAACTTCGAGGAAAGCTGGACGAAACAGACCTATCTTGATATAGAAAGAAAATTCGGGGAGGAAGGGTTTACCGTAAAGGCGATTCCCTTACAGATCCCCGGTATCCGCACTATGGAAGGGTTTCAAGAGAAGAGAACAATGATCCTAGAGAGAGTTCCCGTGCCACCCACCTTAGTCGTATGCATAGGAGATCCCTCTTGGCTTGTCGCCCGCCCGTTGTTTGACAAGGAATGGAAAGATATTCCCTCTATCATCTGCTACGCCAGAGATTATATGTACCCGAAAGAAGAGTACCTGATAGACCTAGATAAAAACGTGCTCGATACGCTGGTTCCCATCACGGACGTAGTAAAAGGCTATAACGCCACTTTTATAAAATACCCAGTCTATATCAAGCAAACGATCGAGCTAATCAAAAAGCTACAACCGGAATTAACCAAACTGGCCTTTATTTTTGACCGCCGTTATATAAGCCAGCAAACGAAAGCGGATGTAGAGGCCGTGCTACGGAAAGATTTTCCGGGCATCCAATTCGAGCCACTGTCTACCACCTCCATTTCCACCGAGAACTTATTGGACAGACTGGCCTCTTTCGACAATAAGACCGGAGTCCTTTATTACTCATGGTACAGGACCCGGAAGGATAACGAGAATCGTTACCTAGTCGATAACGTCCAGAAAATGACCAATAGTTTCTCCGTCCCCCCAATCTTTACCTTGCAAGACGTACAAACAGAAAACGGGAATTTCGCCGGGGGATATTATGTTTCTCCGGAGGATTATGCGCAGGTGACGGTCAACACGATCGAAATGATCCTCTCGGGGAAAGATAGTAAGGAAATCCCGATCCAGACCGCGGAAACCCCGAGGGCCTACCTAAATTACCAGCATCTATTGCTTCACCAGATCGATCCCGGCCTATATCCCCCGAACGCCACGTATTTCCAAGAGCCTCCCGGTTTCTTACAGAAATACAAGATCCATATCATAAGCCTACTCGTCATTCTGGCGTTATTGATAACGATCGGGATCTTACGGGTCCGCCTCTTCATCCAAAAGCAAAAGGCCAAAGACAAGGAGCTGCAAATCGCACGCCAAGCGCAAGACCTGAACCAGAAATACCAGCTCGTCTTGAAAGCCAGCAACATGATGACATGGATATGGGACGTAAAAGAAGCACGGCTCGAATGTAACAATATTTACCTGACCCAAAGATCCATTCGCGACAAGGGAATCGACGGCCTATTCAGCATGTCGGCGGACGAGTTTTATAGCGGCATTCACCCCGAGGACTTGGAACAGATGCAAGACGCTATCAATAAACTAATCGCCGGCGAGAGCATATCGATCGACGAGGAGATCCGTTATTTAGACGATACAGGGCTTGAATATACATGGATAGAGATCTTTGCGATCGTAGGGAAAACCGATCCGGAAGGAAAATCCGCCTACTTAACCGGAGGTACTACCCTCATCAACCAACGGAAAAAAATGGAACAAGAACTGAGGGACAAGGAGAAGATAGAGGAATCCAACCGGTTGAAATCCGCCTTCCTAGCGAACATGAGCCACGAGATACGTACCCCGCTGAACGCTATCGTAGGCTTTTCCAACCTGCTAGCGGAAACTTGCCACTCCGAGGAGACGAGAGAGTTCTGCGAGATCATCGAGACGAACAACGAGCTTCTCCTTCAACTCGTGAACGATATCCTGGACCTATCGAAGATCGAGGCCGGGCAAATGGATTTCATCTATTCCGAGTTCAACGTATCCACGCTATTCCGGAGCTTATACCAGACCTTCCAAAGCCGGGTGAAAGACGGTGTCACTCTCTATTGCGAGATACCTGAACAGGATTGCGTTATCTATTCCGAGAAGAATCGCTTGACCCAAGTGATCACCAACTTCCTCACGAACGCCTGTAAGTTCACGTTCCAAGGGTCTATCCGCATGGGATACAAGGAGAGGGAAGATGGATTATACTTTTACGTAAAAGATACCGGAAAAGGTATTGAGCGGAAGAACCTCCCGCACGTATTCGAGCGTTTCGCCAAATTCGATTCCTTTATCCAAGGAACCGGACTCGGACTATCCATTTGCCAAACGATCCTAGAGAATCTTCACGGGAAGATCGGCGTAGAGTCGGAAGAAGGAAAAGGGAGTACTTTCTGGTTTACGATCCCATGCGCTGTATCAAGACCGTAGCGTAAGCCGAGATCCCTTCCTGCCGTCCGGTGAAGCCCAGCTTCTCCGTGGTCGTAGCCTTGATAGAGATATCCTCCTCGTCCACGTTCATGACCTCGGCCAGCGTTTTCTTCATCAGAGGGATATGGGGATTCAATTTAGGGCGCTCGGCGGCTACGGTGGCATCGATATTACCCAACTCATAGCCCGCCTCTCTTAAAAGCCTCATGGTATCCCGGAGCAAGATCTTACTATCGATATTCTTATATTCACCAGCCGTATCCGGGAAATGATAACCGATATCCCGCATATTGGCCGCTCCCAGTAAAGCGTCGCAGATCG from Parabacteroides distasonis ATCC 8503 includes these protein-coding regions:
- a CDS encoding biotin--[acetyl-CoA-carboxylase] ligase encodes the protein MMSTDNESPRILRVAETASTNSLLRELVIKESLAEGSVVVADFQTAGRGQIGNTWESEAGKNLMFSLVLYPTCIPANRQFLISQIAALSVKEALDLYADHITVKWPNDIYWKDKKICGMLIENDLSGHNLYCSIIGIGINLNQTVFRGDAPNPVSLFQIIGKEVDREEVLHRFLSIFYRYYLSLLQEEHEDIRARYQSALYRREGYHGYKDESGEFEACIHDIESTGHLLLALRDGSIRRYAFKEVSYCK
- a CDS encoding MmcQ/YjbR family DNA-binding protein, which produces MNIEEVREYCLSLKNTIECFPFDEVSLVFKVENKMFLLLPLDAEEPHVSLKCSTDYVEELREHYTAVEPAYHFNKKYWNSIYLDRDMEDEEIKRWIFHSYREVIAKLPKNIREIYNDEH
- a CDS encoding YraN family protein; its protein translation is MARQNDMGREGESEARAYLVKHGYNVLHTNWHWHHYELDIIAVKEDELIVVEVKTRSEDFLLSPEDAVDTKKIRRIVAAADAYVRYFNIDLPVRFDIVTLIKKETGFLIDHIEDAFYAPCR
- a CDS encoding nucleoside deaminase, with the protein product MNPFNDEYFMKQALVEARAAASEGEVPVGAVIVCNNQIIARAHNQTECLNDVTAHAEMLAITAAAGVLGAKYLTNCSLYVTVEPCIMCAGAIGWAQLSTIVYGASDDKRGFSKFAPQAFHPKAIIKKGILEKECAEEMQRFFKQRR
- a CDS encoding DUF4834 family protein, which produces MFKFLFVIFFFFILLVFLMGFSILRTFKNIFFGSGNSTRKGEQRRQTNSNTSGHRSTTTTARDDDDDRTPYVHRKKIFAKDEGEYVDYEEVK
- a CDS encoding CDP-alcohol phosphatidyltransferase family protein: MSIRKHIPNTITCLSLLSGCVASVMALHGNLLSALIWIIIAAVFDFCDGFAARLLKAYSPMGKELDSLSDMVSFGFAPGMVVYWLLGEASTALPFGSLNTYIPYLAFVIPTFSGLRLAKFNIDERQTTSFIGLPVPAHALFWASVGYSVLPVIHANEGLFVLVTVILAFITSLLLVSEIPMFSLKVKSLAWKGNELRYILIACAIIFVALWGFLGISGTILLYIVLSIFNKKG
- a CDS encoding phosphatidylserine decarboxylase family protein; translation: MKVHKEGTGLLLTLFTILFIVNITLYHTVGKGMLFYSVAFVSTVLFLLVLNFFRSPFRRFPYDSEGLVIAPADGTIVAIEEVMENEILHKKCLQISIFMSIFNVHANWFPVNGTVKHVSHQNGRFMAAYLPKSSTENERSAVVITTRNGVDVLARQIAGAMARRIVTYAKPGEKCHVDEQMGFIKFGSRVDVYLPVGTEVLIEMDQKVTGNQTPIARLSK
- a CDS encoding UvrD-helicase domain-containing protein; translation: MLTIYRASAGAGKTHKLTGEYLMLLFSQPGVYRRILAVTFTNKATDEMKTRIVQELYHLASGRASDYIQLLSSAYSLTERQVREQARKILVAILHDYSAFNISTIDRFFQQTMRAFTREIGLQGGYGIEMDQELVLTEAIDNLLADLEKPESKDLLGWLLRFAEDKIEDGGGWSLRQDIMSLSREVFKESYKAFSEEVGKDIADKQALDAYKNELYAIIRSVEAEAKRLGEEGVALLKQFALQPSDFKGGSRSPFFYFEKLAKGEMKEPTATFQALPDNPDAYTTKTTPPGLRQIIGCVYEEGLNACVKNIVSLFANLTAYNTAREIVRYYYTLGILTDISRQIASYREEKNVMLIADTTELLNKVISGSDAPFIYEKTGTHVDHYMIDEFQDTSGMQWNNFRPLVEESLANGRANLIVGDVKQSIYRFRNSDWKLLDEQVRRDFEDEQVREETLMDNWRSCRHIVEFNNAFFTAAPAILQDLYNEALKNSSLSEEERTAFSARIMAAYDDSSQRVPPPFQKKDGHVRIDFLSGDEDKDWKQEAMERLPATLERLQDNGYALKDIAILVRTNQEGALVADTLLAYKEEHPSDRYNYDIISDDALFVGSSPAVRFLIAVLRYLRNPEDRTNRKLAMYAYQVLTGKFGESEADESVFQNLQSISRQSLYEVTEGLFRNFSAYFPETEQVFVQAFLDMVSEYAQKESADLNRFLRWWDETGYRKTIATPDGQNAIRILTVHKSKGLGFKVVIIPFGDWEIDHKPTKPVILWCHPEKKPFDRLHLVPVRYGQILSSTIFAKDYFKERLHAFIDNLNTLYVAFTRSKEELIVFSPRPRKINKEGKVEKITSIADLLWAGVETDIEDDTFERGEWWHPASGRTAEDTLEEIPMSRLYSVSPDDRLQLRLHGKGFFFDNARRKHGTLMHEVLSRIRTPKDIPASVESYRLAGVINREEAAELISRLEELLQAEEVKAWYDGSARVLNEVDILFGKGLSKRPDRVIIKGGKVIVVDYKFGERQDKRHPNQVRNYLQLIRKMGFERVDGYLWYVELGKIEAVNK
- a CDS encoding translation initiation factor, whose product is MKNNDWKDRLGVMYSTNPDFQYNTGDTEEEDTLPKEKQALRISLDKRNRGGKMVTLITGFRGTSEDLTALGKLLKVKCGVGGSAKDGEIIIQGDLRAKVLDILRKEGYSKSRTI
- a CDS encoding sensor histidine kinase, with the protein product MRNIILFIFIILTVHLNMSARGSGEKPSIVVLHSINFEESWTKQTYLDIERKFGEEGFTVKAIPLQIPGIRTMEGFQEKRTMILERVPVPPTLVVCIGDPSWLVARPLFDKEWKDIPSIICYARDYMYPKEEYLIDLDKNVLDTLVPITDVVKGYNATFIKYPVYIKQTIELIKKLQPELTKLAFIFDRRYISQQTKADVEAVLRKDFPGIQFEPLSTTSISTENLLDRLASFDNKTGVLYYSWYRTRKDNENRYLVDNVQKMTNSFSVPPIFTLQDVQTENGNFAGGYYVSPEDYAQVTVNTIEMILSGKDSKEIPIQTAETPRAYLNYQHLLLHQIDPGLYPPNATYFQEPPGFLQKYKIHIISLLVILALLITIGILRVRLFIQKQKAKDKELQIARQAQDLNQKYQLVLKASNMMTWIWDVKEARLECNNIYLTQRSIRDKGIDGLFSMSADEFYSGIHPEDLEQMQDAINKLIAGESISIDEEIRYLDDTGLEYTWIEIFAIVGKTDPEGKSAYLTGGTTLINQRKKMEQELRDKEKIEESNRLKSAFLANMSHEIRTPLNAIVGFSNLLAETCHSEETREFCEIIETNNELLLQLVNDILDLSKIEAGQMDFIYSEFNVSTLFRSLYQTFQSRVKDGVTLYCEIPEQDCVIYSEKNRLTQVITNFLTNACKFTFQGSIRMGYKEREDGLYFYVKDTGKGIERKNLPHVFERFAKFDSFIQGTGLGLSICQTILENLHGKIGVESEEGKGSTFWFTIPCAVSRP
- the ispF gene encoding 2-C-methyl-D-erythritol 2,4-cyclodiphosphate synthase, with product MKIRVGFGYDVHALVPDRELWLGGIKIEHTLGLLGHSDADVLIHAICDALLGAANMRDIGYHFPDTAGEYKNIDSKILLRDTMRLLREAGYELGNIDATVAAERPKLNPHIPLMKKTLAEVMNVDEEDISIKATTTEKLGFTGRQEGISAYATVLIQRMGS